The genomic window TATACCCCTCCTGATCGCCGCTTCCTCGCCGCCGTCCAGCGTGCGCTGCACTTTCTCGCCAAGAGCGGGCGTGAGGTCGAGGTGCGCGTGCTGGTGGGGATCTTTCCGCCCGCCACCCTCATCCCCGCTAACCAGGTCGTCGACTACCTCGGTACCCTCACCACCGACATGGGGAGCGTCTCGGACCACAAGGTCCGCGTCTCACTCGGATACATGAAGTCCTGTAGCGCCGAGAGCATTGGCTACTGCCCGATCACTGAAGGGTTGCTCTGGGGCAACTCCTGGAATCATTCCAAGATCGTGGCGGTCGATGGACGACGGGTGATGGTGGGAGGCCACAACTTCTTCACGAACGACTACCTCCTATGGGCTCCAGTGCATGACCTCTCGATGGAGCTGGAGAGCAGCGCCGCGCGCACGGCGCACTTCTACGCCGACGAGCTGTGGAAGTTCACGTGCGACTACGAGCATATTCCCCCCTCCGCCGGATTGAACGTGTTCGCATACTGGACCGGGTACCCCATCGGGCGGAACGTCGAGAGAGGCTGTCTGCTGCCTCCGCGCCCGGTCCCGCCCCCCCAGGACGTGCCTTCCCCCAACGCGACGGTCATGCCACTGGGTCGGATGGGGTACGGCATCTACCCGCTCTGGTCATCGATCCTCCAGGCCTCGAGCGACATCGCACGCGAAGTCGCTCTGTCCAGCGCCAAGAAGACCCTGCGCATCTCGCAGCAGGATCTCGGAGTACGGCCGCCGCTGCCTCTGCCCTACCTCTATCCGGTGCAGTTCACGGAGCCGGTCTTCGCCGCCATGATCGACCTCATCACCCTGAAAGGAGGGGACGTCTATGTCGTCCTGTCGGACCCGAATCACGCCTCCTACACCACGCATACGTCCATCGCGGAGGTCATGGATCACTTCATGAGTGTGGCCAAGGAGAGGACGGGTCTGTCCGAGGCCGAGCTCAAACCCATGCTCTGCAAGCAGCTGCACCTCACCACCGTGCGCTTCAACCGGGAGGTGGACCATTACAACTGGTCGTTCCAGCCCATCATCGAGCCACAGTCCGCGGTGGGCAACCATGCCAAGTTCTGGATGGTGGACGACACGTACTTCTACATCGGCTCGCACAACCTCTACCCGGTGAACCTGCAGGAGTACGGCTACCTCGTCCAAGGGGCCGGTCCGGTGAAGACGGTGCTGGAGACGTACTGGACGCCGCTGTGGACGAATTCCTCGGCCGGAGCGGTCTCCGGTCCCGAGGCCACGCATTGCTACTACCAGTAGCGC from Hyalangium gracile includes these protein-coding regions:
- a CDS encoding phospholipase D-like domain-containing protein, whose protein sequence is MRALLLGVLGASLLAACEPSPLDASAEPLPETTRSAQETMAPPISSGLTRGRYRIQVKTPSGGIGTVAAWAAHQGVVNGGNPLKLHLGPYESCAPNDCDFILTPVPGKVDTFRLEIATPPGERGVVAAWDAHKGLKNGETSLVLFKGPSWQCAPNDCEFIVTPALGKPTNTFKIEVMTPSGQRGVVAAWDAHSNLQEGLNPLKIHTGGYNTCAPNDCDFIVTPIEAPDLASLYTILKAYPGDGITYSAPAPAQLSDSFLLQTPNAWGKKDKEIPFYPAVWSSSQNSVQGFELPVCQSDNDCASAEGYVPVGACQRPSFLEDLPGTTPTTKVCMGQSDVMVDRFYQLMIQAKQRLDITTLYTPPDRRFLAAVQRALHFLAKSGREVEVRVLVGIFPPATLIPANQVVDYLGTLTTDMGSVSDHKVRVSLGYMKSCSAESIGYCPITEGLLWGNSWNHSKIVAVDGRRVMVGGHNFFTNDYLLWAPVHDLSMELESSAARTAHFYADELWKFTCDYEHIPPSAGLNVFAYWTGYPIGRNVERGCLLPPRPVPPPQDVPSPNATVMPLGRMGYGIYPLWSSILQASSDIAREVALSSAKKTLRISQQDLGVRPPLPLPYLYPVQFTEPVFAAMIDLITLKGGDVYVVLSDPNHASYTTHTSIAEVMDHFMSVAKERTGLSEAELKPMLCKQLHLTTVRFNREVDHYNWSFQPIIEPQSAVGNHAKFWMVDDTYFYIGSHNLYPVNLQEYGYLVQGAGPVKTVLETYWTPLWTNSSAGAVSGPEATHCYYQ